The sequence TAACTACATTATTAGAGTAACCGGCGGTGGCAATTAACGTATTGATACCGTTGTAAATGGGTTTATCGGTTTGGGCAAAAAAAGCGGCATTAAATGTATGGCGATTAAACCTAGTCATAAAAGCCATACCGCCATTATGGTAACGCTCGGGGTAATTATCAACTAATCCTTCAACAAAAGTAGGGTTATAAAAAAATGAAAATAATAAAAACCGGTTGCGGTCGGCTAAATTAAAGCGCGATACCGTTAATCCCAGTTGCAAATTACGTTTTTGCACATCATCAAAAGAAGTTTGCCCGTACGAAAAACTCGGCACAAAAATTGTTCTGGCGGTAGCCGCTTCCTCTGTTAATTCCTCTTCGGTGCTATTACCGGCGGCTTGGCCGTTTACCTTAACACCGCTTAAGATAAAAAACAAAAAAAGAACCGGTAAAAAAATTAGTTTCATAGCGCCATCTTGTCGTCATTTTGCCGTTTTGTCAAGAGATACTTTCAACAAGCCAACACTTCTGCATTACAATGTGTATACAGTGATAATTACCATAATTATAATTATTTATAGTTATATTTTTAAGCTAAAAAGAAGCCATGATTATCTTACCCATTATCTTTTTATTAAAAATGATAGCTTAAATAAGGATAATATTACTATAAAGCTCTTGACATAATTTTATTTACAAGTTACACTTTTAAAAGATTTTTTTTGTGGAGGAATAAATATGGCACAAGCAAGTAAAAACTCGCGTACGGGTTCAGCCTCACACAAGTTTACCTGTAGCTGTGGCGGCGAAGTAAAAATGCGTAGCATTTTTCAAGCTAGTAAAATGCACCACGTGGCGCAATGCGACAAATGTAAACGGCAAGAGCGTAGGCCGGCCGATTTTAAGTAGTAATTTAGTTTAAGGCTACTTAAGGGGTAGCCTTTAATAAAGTGGAGGGGTAAATTGCCTAATTCAAGAGATTCCGCTAAACGCGACCGTAAAGCAAAGGCTGTGCGTTTAGTTAACAGAAGCGCTAAAAGCGCTGTTAGAACTATTGTTAAAAAAGTTGAAAAGCAAATAGCGGCCGGTGACAAAGCTAATGCCACCGAAGATGTAAAAAAAATGGTAAAAGCTTTAGATACGGCGGCTCGTAAAGGGTTGTTTAGTAAAAATGCGGTAGCCAGAAAAAAATCGCGGCTGCAAAAAAAGATTAATAAGTTAGTTTAATAACAAGGTAATAAGGGTGGAGTATTATGACAACAGGACAAATTGCAGAGCCGCGAGGCAAACTTACTAAAGCAGAAATTATTGAGAATATCCATAATGAAATGGCTAAAGATGGCCTTCATTTTAGTAAAAAAGATGTCCATAAGGTACTTGAAGCTTTTTTTACCGAAGTAAAATCCGGCTTAATTATTGGCCGTGTGGTAGAATTAAGAGGTTTTGGTACTTTTGAACTTAGGCTGCGTAAAGGCCGCGAAAAAGCCCGTAACCCGCGCACCGGCGAAACTTTATCGGTAGAAAGCCATAGCGTAGCTGTATTTAGGGCCGGTAAAGAGCTAAAAGACAAAGTTTGGCCCGTTAAGCCTTAGTAAATAACAATTTAAATAATTTCTTTTAATTCGTGCAGTAAGTTATTTAAAAAGAGTTTTCCTTTATGGTTAACTTTAATATATTTTTCATTGCTACTTAGGCAGCTTAATGCTTTAGGGCTTAAGCTGCCTAAGTAAGTTTCACTATCTTGGCCAAAACGTTCTTTAAATTTAGCCTTATCAAGACCTACACTGGTGCGTAAACTTAGCATAAAGCTTTCAAATATCAGCTCTTTTTTAGTAAGTTCTTCGCTAATGTAAAGTTTTGTTATATCTTCTTCGTTAAACCAATCGGTTAAGTCTTCTGTCCCAACTAACCTTATGGCTGTGGCATCGTTATAATATAAAGTAGAAGCTGCTCCTGCCCCAACCCCTAAATAACTTTTACCTTGCCAATAGGCCAAATTATGCCGGCTGTAGCAGTTATTTTTAGCATAGTTAGATATTTCGTAGTTATGATACCCTGCCTTTATTAATTTTTTACGGCCTAAAAACCATTGATGTTCTTGCTCTTGAACATTCGGTAGGAGGCGCTGCTTGTTAAAAAGCGGGGTATCTTCTTCGATAGTTAAACTATAAAAAGATATGTGGGAAGGATTTATCTCTAATAATTTGTTAATAGTTTCGTTAAATTTCTGCCGATTGGAAAGGCCCGCTATAATATCGATATTAACTTTTTGCCGATAAGCGGCCAATAAATTAAGCGCATTCATCATTTGTTCATAAGTGGTAGGGCGATTAACAATTTTTAAAGCCTCTTCATCTAAACTCTGTAAACCCATACTAATACGGGTAACACCGTTATCAAATAAAAAATTTAATAAACTTGGATTAACTTGCTGCGGGTTTACCTCGATGGTAGCTTCCAATGGACTATATTTTTTAATCAGCTGTAAAATAGAGAATAAACTATCTTCAGGCAAAATACTTGGGGTACCGCCACCAATATAAAGCGTTGATAATTTATTAATATCTAAATAATTAAAGAAACTATCAATATGGCGGAGAACCTTGCTTGCAAATATTTGCTGCTGATTAATAGAAATATTTGGCTGCGAAAAAAAATCGCAGTAATGGCATTTACTTAAGCAAAAAGGGATATGAAGATAAAGCGAAAGGTTGTTATCAATCTTAAGTTTATTTTTGTCGATATTAAGCATAAACCAGCTTAACATAACAGAGGTTTTTATGCCAGAACTCCCCGAAGTAGAAACAATAAAAAATGGCCTTAGTCCTTTAATTGGCCGACAAGTTACGGCGGTTAATATTCTTGATAGCCACTTACGTCGGACACCTCCGGCCGATTTAAATAAGTTAGTAGGCCAAAGTTTACTTACTTTAGAACGGCGTGCTAAATACATTATTATGCAATTTAACCAAGATGCCTTAGTTGTCCATTTGGGTATGACCGGTAAATTACTTTTTGACCCTAGCCCTAAACACGATAGAGTAAGCTGGCACTTTACTGAGGGGCAGCTTTACTACAACGATGTGCGCCGTTTTGGTTATGTTGATTGGCTGCATAATATTAACTTTAACAAATTAGGTATCGAGCCTTTAACTGCCGATTTTACCGCCGATTACCTTTTTGAGCAAATCAAAAGCCATCGTGAGGCCATTAAGTTATTTTTACTTAGTCAAGATAAAGTAGTCGGGCTTGGTAATATTTATGTGTGCGAGGCTTTATTTATGGCCAAAATTTCTCCCTTTAAATCTTGCAACTTAATAACTTACGCCGATTGTACGGCCTTAGTACCGGCCATTAAAGAGGTACTCACCAAAGCCATCACTTTAGGCGGCTCTACCCTGCGTGATTACCGCTTAAGTGATGGCGGCTTGGGCGGCTTTCAAGATGAATTTTTAGTCTACGGCCGCAGCGGCGAACCCTGTTTTAGTTGCGGCACAGCGATAGAGCGCACCAAACAAGGCGGCCGAAGCAGTTTTTATTGCCCTAAATGCCAAGCAGGCTAGCCTGCACCGCTAGAAAATAGTTCATTAACGGTACTTTATAGAGAAGGTTTATCCATTTTATTCGGGAAAAATTCCTTAAAAAAGCTTGCTATCTTCAATTATTGCTGCTAAAATAGAAGTTAGATAAATAATCATAAAAAATTAGAGGTACATAATGAAAAAATTGGTAGTGCTTGATAAACTCCCCCTTGACGATGGCCAGCTCAACTGGTTACCGCTAGAGGCTTTAACGGCCGTTACTTATTATGATAACACTTTACCCGGCCAATTAACCGAACATTTAAAGGCTGCCGAAATGGTTTTAACCAACAAAGTGGTACTTAACCGCGACATTTTAGCGGCTAATCCGCAGTTAAAATATATTGGGGTAATGGCCACCGGCTTTAATGTTGTTGATGTACAGGCTGCTAAAGAATTAGGTATAATTGTAACTAATATACCAAGTTATAGCACTGATAGCGTGGCCGAGCTTATTATGGCTTTTATTTTAGAGGCCAGTAAAAAAGTTGTAATCCATAATAATGCCGTGCATAAAGGCGATTGGGCCAATAGCCCGCTATTTGCTTTTTATAATAATACGCTTACCGAGATAAAAGGCAAAACTTTAGGAATTATCGGTTTTGGTAACATTGGACAGCGCGTGGCTCAACTGGCCGATGCCTTTGGCATGCTTATTAAATGTTACGTGCCGCGCCCTAAAGCCGAGCCTAATCTGCCAAATTTTAAATTTGTAAGCTTAGATGATTTACTGACCGAAAGTGATTATCTTGCATTATGTTGCCCTTTAACCGCCGATAATAACCAGTTAATTAACAAGGCTAACATCAATAAAATGAAGAAAACCGCTTACCTGATTAACACCGGCAGAGGCGGTTTAATTAATGAAGCCGATTTAGCCGCTGCCTTAAATAGCGGCCGTCTTGCCGGCGCCTCCGTTGATGTGCTAAGCAGCGAACCGCCTAGCGCTGCCAACCCGCTTCTTAGTGCTAAAAACATAGTTATTACTCCGCACATTGCTTGGGCCACTTTAGAGGCACGGATTAGGTTAGTAGCCATTTTAACCGAAAATGTTAAAGCTTATTTAGCCGGGACACCACAAAACCAAGTAAATAAATAACTAGCC comes from Spirochaetaceae bacterium and encodes:
- the hemW gene encoding radical SAM family heme chaperone HemW, coding for MLNIDKNKLKIDNNLSLYLHIPFCLSKCHYCDFFSQPNISINQQQIFASKVLRHIDSFFNYLDINKLSTLYIGGGTPSILPEDSLFSILQLIKKYSPLEATIEVNPQQVNPSLLNFLFDNGVTRISMGLQSLDEEALKIVNRPTTYEQMMNALNLLAAYRQKVNIDIIAGLSNRQKFNETINKLLEINPSHISFYSLTIEEDTPLFNKQRLLPNVQEQEHQWFLGRKKLIKAGYHNYEISNYAKNNCYSRHNLAYWQGKSYLGVGAGAASTLYYNDATAIRLVGTEDLTDWFNEEDITKLYISEELTKKELIFESFMLSLRTSVGLDKAKFKERFGQDSETYLGSLSPKALSCLSSNEKYIKVNHKGKLFLNNLLHELKEII
- a CDS encoding integration host factor subunit beta — protein: MTTGQIAEPRGKLTKAEIIENIHNEMAKDGLHFSKKDVHKVLEAFFTEVKSGLIIGRVVELRGFGTFELRLRKGREKARNPRTGETLSVESHSVAVFRAGKELKDKVWPVKP
- the rpsT gene encoding 30S ribosomal protein S20; this encodes MPNSRDSAKRDRKAKAVRLVNRSAKSAVRTIVKKVEKQIAAGDKANATEDVKKMVKALDTAARKGLFSKNAVARKKSRLQKKINKLV
- the mutM gene encoding bifunctional DNA-formamidopyrimidine glycosylase/DNA-(apurinic or apyrimidinic site) lyase, producing MPELPEVETIKNGLSPLIGRQVTAVNILDSHLRRTPPADLNKLVGQSLLTLERRAKYIIMQFNQDALVVHLGMTGKLLFDPSPKHDRVSWHFTEGQLYYNDVRRFGYVDWLHNINFNKLGIEPLTADFTADYLFEQIKSHREAIKLFLLSQDKVVGLGNIYVCEALFMAKISPFKSCNLITYADCTALVPAIKEVLTKAITLGGSTLRDYRLSDGGLGGFQDEFLVYGRSGEPCFSCGTAIERTKQGGRSSFYCPKCQAG
- a CDS encoding D-2-hydroxyacid dehydrogenase — encoded protein: MKKLVVLDKLPLDDGQLNWLPLEALTAVTYYDNTLPGQLTEHLKAAEMVLTNKVVLNRDILAANPQLKYIGVMATGFNVVDVQAAKELGIIVTNIPSYSTDSVAELIMAFILEASKKVVIHNNAVHKGDWANSPLFAFYNNTLTEIKGKTLGIIGFGNIGQRVAQLADAFGMLIKCYVPRPKAEPNLPNFKFVSLDDLLTESDYLALCCPLTADNNQLINKANINKMKKTAYLINTGRGGLINEADLAAALNSGRLAGASVDVLSSEPPSAANPLLSAKNIVITPHIAWATLEARIRLVAILTENVKAYLAGTPQNQVNK